In the genome of Anabrus simplex isolate iqAnaSimp1 chromosome 7, ASM4041472v1, whole genome shotgun sequence, the window ataaaattaatttgtgataatatgatggaggtgggaattataggaacatacaggccaggaagagaggaaagggacgtggaaatatttgagaaaataatagattatactcataaaaacaataataatgatgtggtaataattgggggagatctaaacttgcctgaagttgaatggaatggagctacaagtgaagcccatgaacagaaactggcaaataagttaatctgggagggaggatttacacaagtagttcaagaaccaactcgtctcaataacttactagatgtattcttgattaaaccatgggaaattgttgataaaactgaggtaattgaaggaataggtgaccataaggctgtaataatggatgtaggactggtaccaaaaaggcttaataagagggtcacacaagacaagaaattgtacagaaaaactaaagttgatgaatttaggacttgccttaaatcacaattcagttgttggataagtgaagggagtaatgtggatacactttgggctaaattcaaaggaatcatttgggaaggagagaagagatttgtacctgttaagaagggtaaaatgtcctcagaccctgtttattatacaagggaaataagaaaattaaaaagaaaatgtagaatagtaaacaggaaaatcaaggaaggtagggagagtagagaaactagataacagctaatgagggaactgaatagagtgaaaaaggaagcaaaagagaattatacgaatggcattcttcaagagcgtaatgaccacaaagggaaatggaaaatgctgtattcatatatcaggaatcaaaaaggaaaaggaatccaaattcctacaatggtgggagaagggggtgaacactatttaacagatactgagaaagcaaacctctttagtaaggaattcagatattcagtagatgattgtcaggagttggaaaccgaagcagaagatacagaaggagagacacagagggaaacaagaagcttctcattcacaaatgaagatattttcagagaaatccaactgcttcagcaaggaaaagcagcaggaagtgatcaaattactggggaggtgttaaagacaatggggtggtacatagtgccttatttaaaatttctctttgactatgtcataaataatagtgtaataccaaaggaatggaaggaatctataataataccaatttataaaggaaagggtgataaaaggaaaccagaaaactacagaccaatcagcctgaccagtatagtttgtaaaatactggagagtttaatatcaaagtacatcagagggatatgtgatgataaaaattggtttatgaggagccagtatggatttagaaagaaattttcttgtgaggcacaactggtgggatttcagcaggacatatctgatcaattggattcaggaggccagttagattgcatagccatagatctttccaaagccttcgatagagtggaacatggaatattattaaagaaattggagggaataggcctggacgtaagggttacacgttgggtgaaaacatttctaaattcaagggttcagaaagtcaaagtaggaaataacgtatcgcaggaagagaaagtttggaagggaattgcacagggtagtataatcggtccgttacatttcttaatatacgtaaatgatttagggaataatataacatcaaaaataaggttgtatgcagatgacataattgtttatagggaaataaataccattgaggattgttcagaattacaaagggaccttgagagtatccaacaatgggttgaagagaataatatgaaggttaatggaggcaaatcaactgttacaacatttacaaacaggaattaaaactgaatttgaatatactttggatggggtagttatcccaaaagatggcaagtgcaaatacttaggtgtaaaatttgaaagtaatttgcactggaagggtcatgtggatgacattgttgggaaagcatacagatcattacatgtcataatgaggctacttaaaggatgcaacaaagaattaaaagagaacaGTTACCTAAGtatagttcgtccattattggaatatgcaaacagtgtttgggatcctcaccaagaatacctaataaaagaaatagacagtgtgcagaggaaagcagcaaggtttgtaacaggggatttcaggagaaagagtagtgtatcagaaatgttaaaggaactagggtgggaaactttaagtaagagaagggagaaaactagacttatatgattatatagagcctatacaggagaagcagcatggggagatatccgtgagaggcttcaattggaaaataattatatcggcaggactgaccacaaatgtaaaattagaagaaattttagtagaagcgattggggtaaattttcatttattgggaagggtgtaaaggagtggaacagtttaccaggggtagtgtttgatccttttccaaaatctgtacagatattcaagaagagaataaacagcaacagagaaaataaatgaaatgttagagggcattcgaccagtgcaggttaatgtaaataaaaaatgtgtgtgaataaattaattccatcccctagtctaaggagtttggacagccaaagtaggggactgcctgtaggggtgaagtacagtggagacttcgagggccctgggactgctacggtagctgtgaaggcccttcaggaactctgaaaagtggtggcaaaaggggctctggttaagacgcagcaggtcgttatgctacttaggttccagaatgggtaaagaaaaaagaaaaaagtaaaaaatgcaatgtaaattttaatcttataccagttgtacagtatcatttgaagtaattccacataaagtatatcagttgactatatttgtaagtagtacaggagatattattagtagaattatgtaaacaatataaatttactaaggatgagctgtgtgtttaatagaaaaaattgttagcgtaaattgtataatattgtattataggaaaattttgttctcttgttaatttaatatttagtgcttgacaataatgtattttagtgtaccatttgccaccgagggtaggcacctcatttgcaaataaagagattttgatttgatttgattttgaggaGCAATTTGGCTACAGAAAAGGTCGATCGACTATTCATGCAATTCAGTGTTTACAAAATGATATTCACGAGGCTCTCCGGTTTAAAAGAGGGAAGTTGATTACGGTGTTTGTGGACTACACTAAGGCTTTCGGCTCAATTAACAGAGTAAAACTGATggataaattaacaaatttattgggTGAGAACAACCCTTTAGTTCGTATAATTAATAACATTTTAGCAGAGAACAGACTTCAAATTAACGACTCTGTATCCATATGTACAGGAATTGATCAGACAATTGGGGTATTACAAGGGGATCCCTTGAGTCCTATATTATTCAACATTACGACCCATGATGTGATGAAAGCAATTAAGACGAATGGAGTACAATCCtacatctatgctgatgatatggtcctCGCTTCAGCTTCTAGAGATGCACTTCAGGAAGCCTTCGACAAGCTACTAGTTTGGCCTCGAATCAACGAATTcaatataaacaaaaagaaaacagtaaTGATGACATTTAAACGAGGTGGAGACGCAGTGAATCCGAGACCATCACGTACGATGATGAAGAGCTGGAAACAGTAAACAAATTTTAATATCTAGGTATAACGTTTCAAACTCACGGAACAACTTTCACTATCCGTGTTAAGGAGAGGTTGTCGGCAGCGATTCTTGCTACTCATGATATTCAGCAACTGCAAAAATTATCTCTGAAAACTGCACTAGCGTTATTTCAaatgaaagtaaaaccaataatctcatatggacttcatttaatatgggaacatctcactaaatcaGATTTGAAAAATATCGAGAAGCTTAAGGCTACTTTTCTGAAAAGTGTGCTTTGTGTTTCTGAGTGGACACCATCCAGACTGGTCTATGAATTATGTCGAGAACCGATGTCCTTGGAAGACCTGAGATTCAGCCTGTCACTACCTTCAACGACGCCTTATCAGGAACTACTGCAAGAGCattatcaaaaaaaaaaagcgGAGATTTGGAGTGACTTTTACTCTACTGACGCTATGATCATCAGAGAATGGTCAGTTTCCAACTACAAGTTACGTCATCTTGTTACTAGATTTGCGGTACATGGTTTTTACCATAAAGTTTGCCGCACAACCAAGTTTCATGCACCTACCGTGAACTGTGTATGCTCTCTCTGCGATAATACTTGTGATCGTTACCATCTCGATAAGTGCCCGAAGAAGAAATCTTTGAAAGAATTATGCGACtagttatttattccttatttattgtaacatatggccaatggctgcaataaattctattACTGAATATCAGATGGGCGGAGGAAAAggttggatcgctgataattggtgaaaggattattaaacccaaagttatttatgaccgcaatctcgatccgcttatcggatactctgaggcacaattaaagtaatcggtaagaagtgacaaactcgctattagatttctctgcttctttcgtgaattacttacctatttcgtttaagcatattgtaagaaatacgttgtagaaaataagtcaaacaattgctcttggtctatctttgatctcgtatctgtttgctgccttgtgaaattactagttttaatgaatttattatagtttttcgtattcgaacgtgttgcaatgtgcGGGCGAGACAGGATAGTAAAGAGAATTCTAGCGGCaattgccggaagtatctcgaggacgagtctatttcccggccttgtgtatctcatAGGCAACGGTTGGACTCGGggtcagcgcctcctagagaaggCGCTGTTGGGGTTTACATACGATAAATACTCAAATACGTTTCACCAGATTGATCTTTCATGATGTTGCGCATTCCATGTTTTCTTCCTCGATCGATGTCAGGATGTCAAATGTTCTACAACCTATGGAACATATCTTAGTCCAAAATGGTGACGGTCATTGAGAATGTGTGGAGGCAAGCAGTGCAAACATTTTCCAAACATAACTTCGTTGCAGCTCATGCATTTGATGACAATTTTGCTAAGTTGAAGTCTTTAGCAGACCGAATTACAGCATCTGATGTCCAGCTCGATAGCCGCTTATTAGACGCAACTTATCACAGTATTGGACATTTAAATAGGAGGAAACCACCTGTGACTTACATAGAAATCTATGAAGACAGTTATTTTACTATAGGCATTTTTATTCTAAAACCTGGGGCGAAAATTCCTCTCCATGATCACCCACAGATGTATGGTATTTTAAAGGTTTTATCTGGCACTGTGAAAATTCAGAGTTACAATGTGTTGCCCAATGAATTACAAAATGACTCTACAGAAGAATATTCCATCAAAAACACACTACTTGCTGAGAAAGTACCAGAAGTTCATTTGAATGAAACTAGTTTAGCTTGTGTTCTTACACCTGTGGATAGAAATCTGCATGAAATACATAGTGTAAATGGTGCTGCAGCTTTCCTGGACATATTGGCTCCACCATATGATTCAGATGCTCCTGGAACTGGTAATCGTGCATGCCATTACTACAAAGAATTGCCATCCAAAGAAAGAAGGCATGAAGAACCAAGAGAGAGAACCTTTACTAAACTGTTTCATATACCCAGTCCACCAGATTTCTGGAGTGATTCAGCTCCTTATAAAGGTCCTGTTCTGAGGTAACATACAGTAGGTCTGTCTGCTACCCCCAAACAGCTAAGCCAGACTGAACAAGATTTAATTCATTGTGGAAATGAAGTATCTTGAAATCCTGTATAGTGAAATTGGGCCATAAAATAAATATACTAAGGTAGCTTCCCATGGTAGGTAATATTTTATGTTGGTGGAGGATTTGACTTTGAATCAGGTGATTGATAAATCCTTTGCCAAATTCTTGTTTCAAGAAATGGTGGTGAAACTGGTATGAAAGGTCAAGAGTGTTTAAGGCAGCACTATTGTaattccttccttctgtgatgtgaaaTTTAAGTATTATCTATTGTCCTGTCACAATATATTGAAATTCATAACTAGCAAGCTGTAAATTTCTTTTATGTTCGTGTATTTAAGTTAGTCCTTAACAGGCATTACGTGAAATAGTTTTGagttcatttatatttattttgcaACTGAACCATGAATATTGAGACTGACTGTAACTTTTTTAAGCAAAAGAGTTTAatattggtttttgcagttttcaTTTGGATGACTACTTTTAAGGTCATGTAGCCTATTTTAGGCACTAAATGGATTGAGGGTGTTGGGATTGACCCAAGTTATTGATCTAGGCCTAGTTCCTTATTTCAGTAGTTAATAAATAATTATGCCCGTAAAAAGTcattgtgaaatattttaacttatcattttggccagtaaggttctgtcattgaAGGTTCAGTATTGTGGGAGTTATACCAAAGAATTTTCCTTAATGAtgcatgtgctgtgggtcagtatttctctgagAGTATCGTCACATACTGTAATGGTTTTCGCAGGTGCAACTATGATTTAAAACTATAATAGGCCTAAGCATGAAACTTTGAAGAAAAACATACTTATTGGCATGTTGGTTGAACATCAGTTGGTCATTAATTGTATTTCgaaatttggaaaataattttacaaacaaaCTTCAATAATATTGTGTTACTAAATTCAGTTAAAAACTCACTAGTTCAGCTTCAGTGTTTTTATTGATGTTGAAAGAGTGTGCACTACTATAAAAGTGATGTATGGAGAAATGGTGGGGTTTGAGGTTAGTGCAGTTACTATTTACAAAGTTGATTGCATATCTTTGTGCTTACATTTAGAACTGCAAAAATATGGCAGTATTCCAGTATTTTACTTCCTACCCTtcctaaaataattgcaaagatttTGCTTGAGTATATACCTTATGAATGATTTTTCTATGGTTGTGAAGTACTGTTTTGTTTAAGGCATATATAAAGAAAGTGGTGTTAATTATGTGCACCATGATATTATCACTTGCAATACTGTATTGAAATTGGAGATTATAGAAAATActtgtattacttttttttttttttttttcagtgctaTATAATATTGGTATGATGTAAATTTATTTATTAGAGCAGTTGCCTACTTGGTAGGCCTGATGAGGTTTGTTAGGAATTGTATGTTTGTGCATCTTGTTTGGTATTTATGTTTCCAGCTAGTTTCTATGAATAAAATGCTACTGTACTTTGAGTAAATTGTTAGGAATTATGGAAAGGAGTTGGTGATAGGTCCGTATTATGCAGGTCTCAAAAAAGATGAGATGGAAACAAATTCCCTTAATCATATATAAAGGTAATAGTGATTCAAGTAACCCTTGTAGGTTATTGATAGTCTGATTATGTTGAGCATTTGAACTCTTTAAAAGGTAGTGTACTTCTAACATTTTTCAGAAATCCTttctgtaattaaaaaaaaaaaaaaagttttctgaaAGCATTTTAATATCTGCAATGTTTGTAGCCGAGCAGGTAAAGCATGCAGTCTGAGAAGTTACACCCTTTGAAGATCTAAGGTTTGAATCCTGGTTCAAGCAAATATTTTCCTTTATGTGGTTTCTGAACGTTTATGAAAAGTACTGCTACAGCACTTGGGCACTTCTGAACCAGCACAAAAAGCATTGTGCTGTGCATCCTGCTTAATATGTCCCTTATAAGCCTATGCAATTTTTATTCCTGATTATAACTCCTAGTTAAAGGAGGTAGTTGACACAAATCATTGATGACATTGTTTTATATGCCTTTTTActtattactttattttttactTTTCTCATTTTGATTATTTTCTCAGCAGACAGTACAATCTATGTTGTATATTAGATGTTTGCAGGGATGAAGCTTGTGATCTATGAAAGACAAGTAAAATTACATTAATGAACAAGCACTttcatatttaataaataaatttgtcTAATACCTAGATTTGAAGGATCA includes:
- the LOC136877533 gene encoding 2-aminoethanethiol dioxygenase is translated as MVTVIENVWRQAVQTFSKHNFVAAHAFDDNFAKLKSLADRITASDVQLDSRLLDATYHSIGHLNRRKPPVTYIEIYEDSYFTIGIFILKPGAKIPLHDHPQMYGILKVLSGTVKIQSYNVLPNELQNDSTEEYSIKNTLLAEKVPEVHLNETSLACVLTPVDRNLHEIHSVNGAAAFLDILAPPYDSDAPGTGNRACHYYKELPSKERRHEEPRERTFTKLFHIPSPPDFWSDSAPYKGPVLR